The DNA region CCGAGGCCCTGCCGGATAGCTACCGCCGCTACCTCATCAATCGCTTCCGCCAGATCCTGAAACTGCACGGCACCCCTCTGCGGCTCGAATTGCGCACCGGGGAGAATCCCTACGAGGGTCGCCATACTCCCCCGACCCCCCAGCAGGTCAAGCAGCGGCAGCGACTGAAGAAATTCGTTAAGCGTAAAAGCTGATCCCGGCTTGGATTTTTCATCAATCCCCCTGTTGTCAGCCATGTTGGCAGACCCCTTAACAGGTGCTATTGTCCGGCCAAACCAGCCCAGAGGTAGCCGACCATGAGCGTGAAATTCTCCGAAGACGTGGTCCCGCTGACCGACCTCAAGGTCAACCCCGGTCGCGTGGTCAGACAGGCGGTAGAGGCCCATCGGCCCGTGCTGCTCACCCGCCGAGGCCGCGGGGTCGCCGTCATGCAGTCCGTGTCTGATTTCGAGGAGGCCGCGGAGGAGCGCGCCTTCATGCGCGCGGTGATCGTTGGCATGGCCGACCTGGATGCCGGCCGCGAGGTCTCCCTCGCCGAAGCCAAGGCCAGATTCGGCTTGGCTTGAGGGCATGGCCCTCGCCAGGATCAGCTTCGCCGAGTCCGCCCTTGGCGACCTGGCCGCAATCCAAGGGTGGTATAGAGCGGAGAATGTTCCGGAGGTTGGCGACCGGCTCGTCGCCGAAATTTTCCAACGTGTCGAGATCCTCGTCGACCACCCGGACATTGGGCGGATCGTGCCGGAGTTTGACCACCTTCCGGATCGTCTATCGGCGGGAGCTGCTTAGCGTAAGCATCGTTCGAGTCTGGCGCAGTGAACGCTTGTTGCGGCTGCCGGCATCGGCTTATGAGGGGTGAGTTGCGAATGGCGCTGGAGGAAAAAGACCGTCTCGAGTCAGACCCTTCAAGGCATGGCCGCTTGGACGCTATCAACACCCTCGACCCGAGCTGTAATACCTCCCCGTCCCAGGCGCGCCTCGACGAGATCACCCGGCGCTAGCTGGGCGACGTCGCGGATGACCTCGCCCGCCGGCGCTCGCCGCAGGATGGCATAGCCCCGGGTCAGGGTGCCCAGGGGGCTCAGGGCATCCAGGGCATGGGCGAGGCCGGCCAGATGCTCGCGCCGCAGGGCGATCAGCCGGGTTGGGAGGCGCCGCAGGCGGCCTTCCAGGTTGGCCAGGCGCTGGGCGAGCCCCGCCAGACGCTGGGCGGGACTCAGGGGGTGCAAGCGGCTCCAGGCCAGGTCCCGGCGGTGACGCAGGCTCCGCAGCCGCCGCGCCATGGCCTCCCCCAACCGCCGCTCCAGGTCGTCGGTGCGCTGTTGGCGGCGCTCCAGTTCGGCCAGGGGATGCAGTAAGCGCAGGTGGCGTTCCGCCGCCAGCCAGTGGCGACGCAGTCCCTCCAGGCGCCGCGCCTGGGCCTGGATCAGACGTTGCTCGTAGGCGGCCAGGCGCTGGCGCAGATGGGGGGCGGAGGGGCTGACCAGTTCCGCCGCGGCCGAGGGCGTGGCGCCGCGCTGGTCCGCCACCAGGTCGGCGATGGTGAAATCAATCTCGTGGCCCACGCCGGTGACGACCGGAATGGCGGAGGCGCGGATGGCCCGGGCCAGGTCCTCGTCGTTGAAGGCCATGAGATCTTCCAGGGCGCCGCCGCCCCGCGCCAGGATGAGGACGTCGCACTCGGCGCGCTGGTTGGCCAGGGCCAGCATCTCCACCAGTTCCGCCGCCGCGCCCTCGCCCTGAACCCGGGCGGGATAGACCACCAGGGGCAGGGCCGGAAAACGCCGCCCTAGGACGCTGATGAGGTCCCGCACGGCGGCGCCGCTGGGGGAGGTGATGAGGCCCACCTGGCGGGGAAAGGCCGGCGGGGGCCGCTTGAGGGCCGCGTCGAAGAGCCCCTCCGCCGCCAGCTTGCGCTTGAGCCGCTCGAACTCCAGGCGCAGGGCGCCCTCGCCGGCGGGTTCCAGGTGCTCCACCACCAGTTGAAAGTCGCCCCGACCCTCGTAAAGGCTCACCCGGACCCGTGCCAGGACCTGCTGGCCATTGGCCGGGCGGAAGCCCAGCAGCAGGCGCTTGTTGCGGAACAGGGCGCACCGGATCTGGGCCGCCGGGTCCTTGAGGGCAAAGTAGAGGTGCCCCGAGGCGGGCTGGGACAGGTTGGAGATTTCACCCTCCACCCAGAGCAGCGGGAAGCTGCCCTCCAGCACGGCGCGGACCTCCCGGGCCAGGCGGGAGATGGTCCAGATGTCGCGGGAGAGGTCGAAGTCGGTGGTCATGCAGGGTGGCGGCTCCCGTTCCGCGGGCCAGGGATTGCGAACGAGGGTGGGTCTTGCCAGTTTACCGACCTGGCCAGGAAAACTATACTGCCCGGTCCTTCAAGATACCCATTTGGTTTACAGCGAGCGAGGCCCCCATGCGTCTGATCCAGGAAGCCCTCACCTTCGACGATGTCCTCCTCGTCCCCGCCCACTCCAGCGTGCTGCCCAATCAGGTGGACCTGAGCACCCGGCTGACCCGGGGCATCGAACTCAAGATCCCCCTGGTCTCGGCGGCCATGGATACGGTGTCCGAGGCCCGGCTGGCCATTGCCCTGGCCCTGGAAGGTGGCATTGGCATCGTCCACAAGAACATGTCCGCCGAGCGCCAGGCCAAGGAGGTGCTGACGGTCAAGAAGTACGAGAGCGGCATTATCCGCAACCCCATCACGGTCACCCCCGAGACCAGCATTGGCGAGGTCATGCGGCTGACTCGGGAGAACAACATCTCGGGCGTGCCGGTGGTGACCGAGGACGGCCACCTCACCGGCATCGTCACCGGGCGCGACCTGCGTTTCGAGACCCGCCCCGGCGACCCCGTGCGCAATATCATGACCCGGCACGACCGTCTGGTGACGGTGCGGGAGGGCGCCAGCCGCGAGGAGGTGCTGGCCCTGCTCCACAAGCACCGCATCGAGAAGGTGCTGGTGGTCAATGACGCCTTCGAGTTGCGCGGCCTGATCACGGTCAAGGACATCCAGAAGGCCAAGGACTTCCCCAATGCCTCGCGGGATGACCAGCAGCGGCTGCGGGTGGGTGCCGCCGTGGGGGTCGGCGCCGGCACCGATGAACGGGTCGCGGCCCTGGTCGCCGCGGGGGTGGATGTGATCGTGGTGGATACCGCCCACGGCCATTCCCAGGGGGTGCTGGATCGCGTGGCCTGGTGTAAGCGCCAGTATCCCGAGCTCCAGGTCATCGGCGGCAACATCGCCACCGGCGCGGCGGCGCGGGACCTCCTGGCCGCCGGGGCCGACGCGGTCAAGGTCGGCATCGGGCCGGGCTCCATCTGCACCACCCGGATCGTTGCTGGGGTGGGCATGCCCCAGGTCACGGCGGTGGCCAATGTGGCCGAGGCCCTGGCCGGCACTGGCGTGCCCCTCATCGCCGATGGCGGCCTGCGCTATTCGGGCGACATCGCCAAGATCATTGCCGCCGGGGCTCACTCCGTCATGATCGGTGGCCTCTTCGCCGGCACCGACGAGTCACCCGGGGAAATCGAGATCTATCAGGGGCGTTCCTACAAGTCCTATCGCGGCATGGGCTCCCTGGGGGCCATGGGCGCCAAGGAGGGCTCCAGCGATCGCTATTTCCAGGAAAACGAGGACAAAGAGAAGCTGGTGCCCGAGGGCATCGAGGGCCGGGTGCCCTACAAGGGCAGCGTGCTCAACGTCATCCATCAGCTCATGGGCGGTCTGCGCTCCAGCATGGGTTACACCGGCTGCGCCGATATCGAGGAGATGCGCTCCAAGCCCGAGTTTGTGCGCGTCAGTACGGCGGGGATGCGCGAGTCCCACGTCCACGATGTGCAGATCACCAAGGAAGCGCCGAATTACCGCATCGAAATCTGAGTTCCCCGAGACACCTCATGAGCCTCAACCCCATCGCCATCCACGCCGATCGGATTCTGATCCTCGATTTCGGCTCTCAGTACACCCAGCTCATCGCCCGGCGGGTGCGCGAGGCCGGGGTCTATTGCGAAATCCACCCTTGGGACCTGGACGCCACGGGGATTGCTGGCTTCGGCGCCAGGGGCATCATCCTCTCCGGCGGCCCCCAGTCCGTCCACGAGGAGCAGACGCCCCGGGCCGATGCCGCCGTCTTCGCCGCGGGCGTGCCGATTCTCGGCATCTGTTACGGCATGCAGACCCTCGCCGCCCAGTTGGGGGGCCAGGTCGCCCCGGCGACCCATCGCGAATACGGCTATGCCCAGGTCCGCGCCCGGGGCCATTCGCGACTGCTGCGGGACATCGAAGACCACGCCAGCCCCGAGGGCTTTGGCCTGCTCGATGTCTGGATGAGCCACGGCGACCGGGTGGATACCCTGCCGCCCGGCTTCGTGGCCATCTGCACCACCGATAATGCGCCCCTGGCGGGCATCGCCGACGAGGCGCGGTGCATCTACGGTCTCCAATTCCACCCCGAGGTGACCCACACCCGCCAGGGCCAGCGCATCCTGGAGCGCTTCGTCCACGACATCTGCGGCTGCGGTGGCCTCTGGACGCCCCGGAACATCATCGACGAGGCCATTGCCCAGATTCGCCAGCAGGTGGGTCAGGATGATGTCCTACTCGGCCTCTCCGGTGGCGTCGATTCCTCTGTGGTGGCGGCCCTGTTGCACCGCGCCATCGGCGACCGCCTCACCTGCGTCTTCGTGGACAACGGCCTGCTGCGCCTCGGGGAGGGCGATCAGGTCATGAGCACCTTTGCCCGCCACATGGGCGTCAAGGTCATTCGCGTCGATGCCGGCGCGCGCTTCTTCGAGCGCCTGGCCGGGGTCGTGGACCCGGAGCACAAACGCAAGATCATCGGCAACACCTTTATCGATATCTTCGAGGCGGAGGCGGAACGGCTGCCCAACGTCAAGTGGCTGGCCCAGGGCACCATCTACCCCGACGTCATCGAATCCGCCGGCGCCAAGACCGGCAAGGCCAAGGTGATCAAGTCCCATCACAATGTCGGCGGCCTGCCGGACACCATGAAGCTGGCCTTGGTCGAGCCCCTGCGCGAACTCTTCAAGGACGAGGTGCGCAAGATCGGGATCGAACTCGGCCTGCCCTCGGATATGGTCTATCGCCACCCCTTCCCTGGCCCCGGCCTGGGGGTGCGTATCCTGGGCGAGGTCCACGTCGCCTTCGCCGACACCCTGCGCCAGGCCGATCACATCTTCATTGAGGAGTTACGCCGCGCCGGCCTCTATGACCAGGTCTCCCAGGCCTTCGCCGTCTTCCTGCCCATCAAGTCCGTGGGCGTCGTCGGCGACAATCGCCAGTATGCCCACGTCATCGCCCTGCGCGCCGTCGAGACCATCGACTTCATGACCGCCCGCTGGGCCCATCTGCCCTATGACTTTCTCGACCAGGTTTGCCGCCGCATCGTCAATGAAGTCCGCGATGTCTCCCGGGTCGTGTATGACATCACCGGCAAGCCCCCGGGGACCATCGAGTGGGAGTGAGGGGCGCGGGTCCACCGCCAGGCCATGCCCGAGCCCTGCGAGTCCACCGCGCTAGACGATAGCCACTGGATGCGCCAGGCGATCGCCCTGGCGGAGCGGGCGGGGGCCCAGGGCGAGGTGCCGGTCGGTGCGGTGCTGATCGCCGCCGGCCAGGTCCTGGGCGAGGGCTGGAACTGCCCCATCGCCACCCATGACCCCAGCGCCCACGCCGAGATTCGCGCCCTGCGCGCCGCGGGCCAGCGCCTCGGCAACTATCGCCTCCCCGCCACCACCCTCTACGTCACCCTCGAACCCTGCCCCATGTGCGCCAGCGCCCTCATTCATGCCCGCGTCGCCCGCGTTGTTTACGGCGCCCGCGACCCCAAGGGCGGTGCCTGCGGCAGCGTCTTCCACCTGCTGCCCCCGGACCAGCGATTCAATCATCGCCTCGAGTGTCAGGGGGATGTTCTGGGCCAGGAATGCGGTGAACTGTTACGCCGCTTCTTCCAGCAGCGCCGCCGTTCCGTGGCTCGTGGGGCCGTACTGGGGGATCGGGTCCCCCAATGAAGGGATTTGCTGAGTCAACCTAAGGTTGACAGAGAAAGGGTCAGTCCCTACCATGCCTTCTTTTACGGGGTGTAGCGCAGCCTGGTAGCGCACCTGAATGGGGTTCAGGTGGTCGGAGGTTCGAATCCTCTCACCCCGACCAAAAAATTAAGGGCTTAGGTCATCTGGACCTAGGCCCTTTCTTTTTGAGTCACCCCTGAGTCCCTACGCGGCTGCTTCAGGGTGGTGCCGCCTGGGGCCGGTTCCCGCCGGTTGTGGCGGGGTCTGTCGAGCTAGTGGTTACTGCGCCGTCGTTTAACGCGGCACCTGGGTGGTGGCCGAGGCGATGGTCTCTGCGCGCACCTTGGATGCGTTGTACATATCGAGGAAGCGCGCGACCGTGGGATCGGCGGCATCCTTCTGCAGGTCGCGCAGGTAACCGTAGGCGATGGTCTGGTAGTTTAGCTCCGCTGCGACCTTCACAAGGCTGATCTTGGGATCAAGATCAATGCGGTAGGTCACTAGGTCGCTCCCGGCGCCGAAATCCGGGTCGTCGATGACACCCACGACGGCGACTGAGTCCGGTACGACCTGATCATTGAACCCCCGCGGCGGGATTCGGTTGTCCTTGAGGTAATCCGCGGCGCGCAGCAGCGTGTAGGTGAGGTTGCCGTCCGAGTCGCCCATGATCGCCTCGTAAACCTGGACCTGGCCCGCGCGGGTGATCTCCCCGCTGTAATGGGGCTCGAAGCCGGTGCCGATATCGGCGTTGACGCCGGCGACCACACCCGTGGCTGGTTTCAATCGACCCGACTCGAACAGGGTCTTGCCTGCGGGATCGGAGACGGTGAGATGGATGTAGACGCGCCGGGAGGGGTAGCTGGTGGGCAGTTTGTGGCCGGAGTTGTTGGTCACGCGGACCCGTACCAGCAGTTGTTTCGTGCTCGGGTCAAACGACGCCTGTTCGATCGCGAGATCGGCGGAGCTGCGGAGCGTGGCACGGGTGGCCTCTATAGTGGCGGCGAAGTCACCGTCACCGACCTCGAGCTCGGCCCGGTTGGCGCTCAGGATGTCGAGCATCAGGGTGTTGCCGCCATAAAAACCGTGGCGGGCGAAGTTGTTGCGCCGGGTTAGGTTCTGGGGCCGGTTGGCGATCTTGACCCCGTCCGTACGGGCCATGTGGCATTCCTGGCAGGAGCTCGCCTCCGCCCTGCCGTCCGCGAAGGCGCTGTTCTCCCACTCCGTGTAGACGGCTTGCTCCGGGAACTCCATACCGTCAATGACCTTGCCGCTGCTGTCCAGTACCGGCGTCATGAGGTTGTGACAGGTGGCGCAGAGCGCCGAGTCGGAGACATGGGGCGCATACCGGGGGGTGAAGCCGGTATCTCCCTGCATCGGGTTCACCTTAGGGTTAGCGTACTGGCCGTAGGCGAGGCGAACGTCGGGATTGATCGTGAAGCGGCCCGAGAACCCCGCCGGGGTGCCCAGGGTGCTGTCGTCGGCGATCTGGTGGCAAAGGGTGCAGCTCACGCTATCCATGGCGGTGTCGTGGTAGACATTGCTCGGGTTGATAAAGCCGACGTCGAAGAACTGGGTGTCACCCGGGGCAGGAGAGTAGGATGCCTCCTCGTTCGCCATCGGTGCGTGACAGCGGGTGCACTTGTCGTTCAGCACATCCGCGAGCTGCGGGTTGCGGATCAGTTCGCTGGCGAACTTGGCCTGCCAGAAGGGATCCCGGGAGGCGTTCGCCATCATCGTGGCGCTCCACTCGGTCTCTATGGAAACATCCTTCCGCTTCGCGTCAACCAGTCTGTTGTGGCAGAAGGCGCAGTTGCCGGAGCCGGAGAAGTGCGTGGTCTCGAAGGAGGCATTCGCGGCGTGGGCCGACCGAGCCGAGCTAAAGGTAATTGCAAGGATGCAAAAAACGGTACTTCGCACGATACGCATGGCCAGAGTAACCCCCCCGATGTCTGGTAGTCACAGAAAGACTTTTTTGATTGTGGCGACGAGGGAACGTACCGGAGTTCCAGGCGGGATTCAAATGCAATTCAGAATATTGTGATGTTCTGCAATTTTCCGCGAGGCGAGGCCCCCAGGCGTCAGGATAGCAGTCGCCTCCCTTGGGGAGGATGTGTGGGAGTATGGGGCATCACCGACCCCGGCGGGCGCGGATACTTGGTCGAGAGAATCGCAATGCCTTTCCCCTTACTCTAAAATAGCCCCGTGCAAAACGAGCCCCGCCCGCCCCCTACCGCTGAGTGTTTTTGCCTGCTATGAACCTATCTCACCGCCTCCTTACCCAGGTCCTCCTGACTTTCATGCTCGCCCTGCCCCTCCTCGGGGGCGCCCTTAACGTCAGTGGGGAGGAACTATCGGCGCAAGCCCCGGTTCATGACCATGCGCACCCGCCAGCGGAGGCGACCTACGTCTGTCCCATGCACCCCCAGGTGGTGAGCGCCGAGCCGGGTAGCCGGTGTCCCATCTGCGGCATGGACCTGGTGGCCGTCCAGGCAGAGCAGCCGGCGGCCAGCCCTACCGCCGCCACAAGCGCCCCGGGGCAAGCGATGGAAATGGCAATGGAGATGCCGACGATCGCGGTCCCGGAGGCGGTCATCAATCAGTTGGGGGTGCGGACCGCCGTGGTGCGCCAGGGCACCCTCCCTCGCACCGTGGAAGGTTTCGGTGTCCTGCTCTCCCGCAATGTACGCAGCTACCGGCCCATCGCCCGCAGTCGCGCGGCCCAAAACGCCGCCAGGGAGGCGGACGCCGAGGGCCAGGCCATGTTGATCCAGGCCCAGGTCTTCGAGGGCCAGGCCGCCCTCTTGCAACCCGGTCAGGTGGTCCGGGTGAGATTTCCGAGTCTGGGGGCGCGGGAGTGGCGGGGATTGGTGGATGTCCTGGAGTCGCAAATCAATCTGTCCTCCCACACCCTGCAATTTCGGGTGTCCATCGACCTGGAAGGCGTCGAGATCCCAGGGGGGACGACCGCCGTCGTCAACGTCGAGGTGGACCCCGAACCTGACGTGCTGCTGGTTCCCCGGGAGGCGGTGATTTTCACCGGTAAGGGCGCGCGGGTAATCCTCGCCCGGGACGGCGGGCGCTTCCAGCCGCGGCCAGTGGCGATCGATGACCTGGGCGAGGACGAGATGATCATCCGTTCCGGGCTCCAGGAGGGTGACCGGGTCGTGGTGTCCGCCCAGTTCCTGCTGGACTCCGAGGCTAACCTCAGGGCCGGACTCAGGCGCCTGAGCAGCGAGCGTCCCCACACCGAGGCCGCGCCCGGGGGGACTCAGCCGTGATCGCGGCCATCATCGCCTGGTCACTGCGCAACCGCTTTCTGATCCTGCTCGCCACCGCCCTAATCATCGCGGGTGGGGGCTATGCCTTGCGCAACATCCCCCTGGATGCCATCCCGGACCTGTCGGACGTTCAGGTCATCGTCAAGACCAGCTACCCGGGTCAGGCCCCCCAGGTGGTGGAAGACCAGGTCACCTATCCCATCACCACGGCCCTGCGCGCCGTCAGCGGGGCGGTCGCGGTACGCGGCTATTCCATGTACGGGGACTCCTATGTCTATGTCGTCTTCCGAGACGGCACCGACCCCTATTGGGCGCGCTCCCGGGTGCTGGAACTCCTCAGCCAGGTATCCGCCCGCCTCCCCGCCGCCGCTCGCCCCGAGTTGGGCCCGGATGCCACCGCCGTCGGCTGGGTCTATCAATACGCCCTAGTGGACCGTACCGGCGGCCATGACCTGGCCCAGTTACGCAGCCTCCAGGACTGGTTCCTCAAGTTCGAACTCCAGTCCCTCCCCGGGGTCTCCGAGGTCGCCACGGTCGGCGGCATGGTCAAGCAGTACCAGGTCGTGATCGACCCCGAGCTGCT from Chromatiaceae bacterium includes:
- a CDS encoding type II toxin-antitoxin system Phd/YefM family antitoxin, translated to MSVKFSEDVVPLTDLKVNPGRVVRQAVEAHRPVLLTRRGRGVAVMQSVSDFEEAAEERAFMRAVIVGMADLDAGREVSLAEAKARFGLA
- a CDS encoding exodeoxyribonuclease VII large subunit, translated to MTTDFDLSRDIWTISRLAREVRAVLEGSFPLLWVEGEISNLSQPASGHLYFALKDPAAQIRCALFRNKRLLLGFRPANGQQVLARVRVSLYEGRGDFQLVVEHLEPAGEGALRLEFERLKRKLAAEGLFDAALKRPPPAFPRQVGLITSPSGAAVRDLISVLGRRFPALPLVVYPARVQGEGAAAELVEMLALANQRAECDVLILARGGGALEDLMAFNDEDLARAIRASAIPVVTGVGHEIDFTIADLVADQRGATPSAAAELVSPSAPHLRQRLAAYEQRLIQAQARRLEGLRRHWLAAERHLRLLHPLAELERRQQRTDDLERRLGEAMARRLRSLRHRRDLAWSRLHPLSPAQRLAGLAQRLANLEGRLRRLPTRLIALRREHLAGLAHALDALSPLGTLTRGYAILRRAPAGEVIRDVAQLAPGDLVEARLGRGGITARVEGVDSVQAAMP
- the guaB gene encoding IMP dehydrogenase — protein: MRLIQEALTFDDVLLVPAHSSVLPNQVDLSTRLTRGIELKIPLVSAAMDTVSEARLAIALALEGGIGIVHKNMSAERQAKEVLTVKKYESGIIRNPITVTPETSIGEVMRLTRENNISGVPVVTEDGHLTGIVTGRDLRFETRPGDPVRNIMTRHDRLVTVREGASREEVLALLHKHRIEKVLVVNDAFELRGLITVKDIQKAKDFPNASRDDQQRLRVGAAVGVGAGTDERVAALVAAGVDVIVVDTAHGHSQGVLDRVAWCKRQYPELQVIGGNIATGAAARDLLAAGADAVKVGIGPGSICTTRIVAGVGMPQVTAVANVAEALAGTGVPLIADGGLRYSGDIAKIIAAGAHSVMIGGLFAGTDESPGEIEIYQGRSYKSYRGMGSLGAMGAKEGSSDRYFQENEDKEKLVPEGIEGRVPYKGSVLNVIHQLMGGLRSSMGYTGCADIEEMRSKPEFVRVSTAGMRESHVHDVQITKEAPNYRIEI
- the guaA gene encoding glutamine-hydrolyzing GMP synthase → MSLNPIAIHADRILILDFGSQYTQLIARRVREAGVYCEIHPWDLDATGIAGFGARGIILSGGPQSVHEEQTPRADAAVFAAGVPILGICYGMQTLAAQLGGQVAPATHREYGYAQVRARGHSRLLRDIEDHASPEGFGLLDVWMSHGDRVDTLPPGFVAICTTDNAPLAGIADEARCIYGLQFHPEVTHTRQGQRILERFVHDICGCGGLWTPRNIIDEAIAQIRQQVGQDDVLLGLSGGVDSSVVAALLHRAIGDRLTCVFVDNGLLRLGEGDQVMSTFARHMGVKVIRVDAGARFFERLAGVVDPEHKRKIIGNTFIDIFEAEAERLPNVKWLAQGTIYPDVIESAGAKTGKAKVIKSHHNVGGLPDTMKLALVEPLRELFKDEVRKIGIELGLPSDMVYRHPFPGPGLGVRILGEVHVAFADTLRQADHIFIEELRRAGLYDQVSQAFAVFLPIKSVGVVGDNRQYAHVIALRAVETIDFMTARWAHLPYDFLDQVCRRIVNEVRDVSRVVYDITGKPPGTIEWE
- the tadA gene encoding tRNA adenosine(34) deaminase TadA, with the protein product MPEPCESTALDDSHWMRQAIALAERAGAQGEVPVGAVLIAAGQVLGEGWNCPIATHDPSAHAEIRALRAAGQRLGNYRLPATTLYVTLEPCPMCASALIHARVARVVYGARDPKGGACGSVFHLLPPDQRFNHRLECQGDVLGQECGELLRRFFQQRRRSVARGAVLGDRVPQ
- a CDS encoding efflux RND transporter periplasmic adaptor subunit — encoded protein: MNLSHRLLTQVLLTFMLALPLLGGALNVSGEELSAQAPVHDHAHPPAEATYVCPMHPQVVSAEPGSRCPICGMDLVAVQAEQPAASPTAATSAPGQAMEMAMEMPTIAVPEAVINQLGVRTAVVRQGTLPRTVEGFGVLLSRNVRSYRPIARSRAAQNAAREADAEGQAMLIQAQVFEGQAALLQPGQVVRVRFPSLGAREWRGLVDVLESQINLSSHTLQFRVSIDLEGVEIPGGTTAVVNVEVDPEPDVLLVPREAVIFTGKGARVILARDGGRFQPRPVAIDDLGEDEMIIRSGLQEGDRVVVSAQFLLDSEANLRAGLRRLSSERPHTEAAPGGTQP